In Deltaproteobacteria bacterium CG11_big_fil_rev_8_21_14_0_20_42_23, one genomic interval encodes:
- a CDS encoding site-2 protease family protein: MHDRIIQLFLFYPLFLFSLSVHETAHAWMSNRFGDSTAKDLGRVTLNPLPHMDVIGTAFLPIFGILTGFPIIGWGKPVPVNGNRLKNPRKDHLWIAAVGPLSNIVVASVCAALSWALLALIPQVFSTFPESGTTSFSVLIGIKSILEMGVIINLLFAAFNMLPFFPLDGSAVLRGLLPERMVHGFDQFSRYGMVILLVLFIAGLLRYVLIPVFVVAKWMLP; the protein is encoded by the coding sequence ATGCACGATAGAATCATACAATTGTTCCTCTTTTATCCGCTTTTTTTGTTTTCGCTTTCTGTTCATGAAACGGCACATGCATGGATGTCCAATCGTTTTGGCGATAGTACGGCAAAAGACTTGGGCCGCGTTACGTTGAATCCGCTGCCGCACATGGATGTGATTGGAACTGCCTTCTTGCCCATTTTTGGGATTTTGACCGGTTTTCCGATTATCGGATGGGGAAAGCCTGTTCCGGTAAATGGAAATAGACTCAAAAATCCGCGTAAAGATCACTTGTGGATTGCAGCGGTTGGACCGCTTTCAAACATCGTTGTGGCAAGTGTTTGCGCAGCTTTGTCTTGGGCGCTTTTGGCCTTGATTCCGCAAGTTTTTTCAACGTTTCCTGAATCTGGCACAACTTCTTTTTCGGTTCTCATTGGCATTAAATCTATCTTAGAAATGGGAGTGATCATCAATCTCTTGTTTGCTGCCTTCAACATGCTGCCTTTCTTTCCCTTAGATGGCAGTGCTGTGCTAAGAGGCCTGCTTCCAGAACGCATGGTGCACGGCTTTGATCAGTTTTCACGATATGGAATGGTTATTTTGTTAGTCCTTTTTATTGCAGGTTTATTGCGCTATGTGCTGATTCCAGTTTTCGTGGTGGCGAAGTGGATGTTACCTTAA